In Rickettsiales bacterium, the genomic window TATATAAGATTAAAGATTCTAATATCCATGAACAGGAGGCTCTAACATATGCTTCTTTATGACTTATATTTATCAATAAAAATTTTATAATGCTAGGGTTAATCAATTGAATATTATTATCAGAAATAACCGCTCCTAAGATCCTATGATCTTTATTATGTGCCATATTAAAAAATATATTTTGTTGATTATCCAAAATATTTTTTTCAAAATTTTCTATTAACCTTTCTATATTAATTAAATCTATTCTTGCTACTGAAATATTCTTGAGTATTTTAACTGCTATAACTCTAACAGAATTTTTTTTATTAATTACTAAAGCTGCTAATTTTATAATCGTATTACTGCTTACTATATCACTATTTCTTTCTAAGATATTTTGTAATAAATACAATATGTCTTCATTTTGATGATAATGATATTCCTCATTAATTATAGAAATGAAGCTGCTAATTAGACGTTCTGTATCAAAATCATTTCTATTCTCTGATAGAATTTTAATAATATTAAATGCGTCTCTTCTGATGCCACTCCATCTATCTTTCAATAAAGGGAATAAACCAGTAGGCAATAATTTAATTATATAATATTCTAAACATTCTGGTTTTACTTCTACAACTGCTAATATTATTCCTGTTGCCCCGGATCTTATATCTTTGTTGTATCGCTCTTGACCAAAAATGCCGTCTAACACTTTATCGCTAAGTTTTATTAAGTCTGGCCTTACTTTTAAAATAGTAACTATAGTACTCGAAATATGAAAACGCAGGTCATAAGACGAACAAGTTGTATGATAAACGTATTGATTGACTAGACTATCCACTAGTTTAGCTCTAATTAGGTGAGGTAAATACATGGCAACTAATTTAATAAAATTAAATTTTGTGCTAATAACATGAGCGTCCTTATGAACATCAACATCACTTAAAGTTTCTAGTTGAGTAAAATCTATTAGGTTAGGTTTTTTTATTATAATGGTCTCTAATATAGATATTACTTGTTTACCAACGTCTATATCGAGATCATACAATTTTTGAACTACAAAATCACAAAGATCTTTTGTTACTAACTCAAACCTCTCATTTATAAATTTTTTTAGTAAAAAAGCTGCAATATATCTTTGTAACCAATTGTGATGATTAAATTGTATAATTAATGAATTTACTGAATCTTGAGCTACCAAATGAAAATCAGGCAACGCAGGATAATTTTTTATAAATTCCTCTATATTTTTAGCCTTATTTTGTATTGCTACTTGAGTAGTAATTATCCTCACTAAGTATGTGGTAAAACCATCAGGTACTAATTTCTCTATATTTGCTTCAAATAAATCAATTAGGTTAAATACTTCCTCTTTTAAATTATCATCTGTAATATGCCACTGTATTATATTAATGACCTTTTTAGCAATTTCTACGTTAACTTCAATCAGGTTAGATTTGTTTATAATCAATTGTTCAACCATCTTAATTGCTACGCGTTTTACTTGCCAACCTGGATAATGCAAAATTACTAGTATTTTACTCATCAATTCTTGAGCAGCTATATTATTTCTCTTTACTAGCTCTAAAGCCATTTTTATTGCGGTTTGTAGATCAATATTACGTAGAGTTGTAACTCTATCTTTTTCTGATACAATATCCTCTTCAATAAAGTAAATTTTATTCCTAATTAAAACTTCTTTCGCCAAACTTCTAGAAATATCGCTTTGATCAGAGATATTCAAAACTTTCTTTAAATAAAATATTGCGATACTTGTAAACTCCCCTTGAGCCCTAATAACTTCTTCTGCATATTCAATTTGCCATTGATAATTTAAATCAACTATCGCTAGTACAGCTTCTATAATTTTAGGTGAAGAATATCCACTCTGAATAATATGATCATGGAATTTTGTAATGTCTAAAGCAACTACAACATCAATAAGCTCTTTGATTTTTTCTAAATAAGGAATTCTTGAATCTATCTCTCCATCAATCTTGCTTTGCTCAAGCAAATACATCAGTAACGTTATTTTGTTATCTATTCCAATTTCTATAACTCCATCAATGTTACAAAGGATAGCCTCCCAGAATTTCCTCACTGCTAATTCATCTTCTTGATTCGCAATTAAGCCAACTGCAAATTTCAATATATTTAAATATCTTGGTTCATTTCGATGATTTGCTATAAATTCTGCTGCATTTCTTGATCTTAAGTCATCAACAGGTAAAAGTAATTGATCTACTAAATGGTGGGCAGTAAGATATTCTTGGAAACTCAAGTGAATAAATGCATGATCTCGATTAAATAAGTCATTCGGATCTTTTGCTTTTCCTACATTATCTACTCTTAGTAAGCCAAATTTATTAACGTCAACTATGTTAAGCCTAGCAGCTGTAGCTCTTTTTGCTATAAATCTTCCTTCAAATACTGATTTATTATCTATAAAACTATCATAAGCTATGGTTTTAAGCGCCTTAAATACTTCAAATGATTTAAACATCTCTGAATCAAGCACAGCCTGAGGATCTGTATTAACATCAATAACTATTTTAGGGTCTGTTTTAGTTATATACCTCTTGCCAAGCCATATTATTACTTCTTTATAAAGCATTCCTAAATTAAAGTTATGGGTAAATCTATCAATAGCTTGATGCTCATCAGAGGAAATTAAACATAATAACGCTATATTTAGAGGAGTAGCAGCTAACTCTCTAACATTTGAGTTTCTTTCAAGCAAATCTAATAAATGTTGTTTGCGAATTTCTACTTTATCTATTTCTGAAGGATCAGATAAAGTTTTTTTTAGTTTATCAAAGAACTTTTCTATATATTCCCTGGTTCCATCATGGCTGAATCCTTCGTTCTCTATATAGCGATCAAATCTTTTCTCATAATGTGAAGTTAAAGCATTTTTTCTAGAGTCTAATATTATGTATTTTAGTCTAAATATATTAGCTATGATGTTTTTGACTATACCAGTCTGGGTGGTTAATTGGGCAACCTCATCATAACCAGTAAATTGAAATAATGCTTCATTTATATGAGATTGAATTACTGAAGCTACTTCACTTACTGTAATTGTAAGATCTTCTTGTTCAGAAAATAGATGAATATCTTGCATCAAAGAATAATGTATAAAATACTTCAGAGGATTTTTAATAAGATCTTCTCCGGCATATAAATATTCCTTTTTCCAATCGGTTAATAAAAGATTTAACCTAATCTTAAAAGCATATTTAAACTGAGGTAATATCTCTTCCTTGCCCCAACGATGAGCAATATTGCTTAAAAGAGTACTTTTACCAATGCCAGGTCCTCCAAGAATAAGAATTTTTTCTACCTCAATTGGTGAATTCTTTAATCTATCAAATATTGTTTCAACTGTTATAGGAAGTTTGTCTCCACTAGCTTTATCTCCTAGTAGAATCTGGAGATTAATATAATAATCATCCATTTTTTGCTCAGGAACTAATTCATCTTCAATCAAACTTGGAATAATATCTTGTAAGGCATATAAGTGCTTTAATCTTTTACTTAATGATATTGGATTTTCTTCTTCAGTCCTAGAACTAACCAGAGCTTGTTGAATTAAACTTTCATGTATATTTAAGCGCCCCTCATGCTTAGCTATCTGCTCAGAGTGAGACTCTAATATACTTTTTTGTTCTTCTATTGCAGCTTTATATTTCGTGAGCTTTCTTTCTAGTTCAACTAACTCATTTTCATGAGTTAATATAATAGATTCCACTCTATCTATTCTAAATATTTCTGAATCAAACTCATAGCCGTTAAGACCTTTATAACTTATGTCTATCCCCGTCGCTATAATATCTTCTGGAATTTCGCCTTGAATCACGATTTGTATGTCTTCATGAAGCTTATATCGTTGTCTTATAAATGAACTTAAGGAAATACCATCATCTTTGCCACTTAAATAAGCCCTAAGATCTATTGCAGATATAAAGTTATAATTCCTGCTTTCTTTAGCACTAGGTGTCTGGCTTAGGAAAATGCTTTCTAACCACCCTTGTTTTTTACTAACAGCTTCTACAATATATTGTTTGTTTAGTTGATCTACTTCCAAGCTACCGCTTTTTATAATGCCAAACAGCTTTAACATAGTAAGAGCTGCAAGCTTGCTTATATCTTGAGGAACTTTTCCTTCATCTATTGAAGATTCCATTTCAATGGCAATATCTAAGATTGCAGATGATAGAATTTGTTTTATACTAGTTATTTGGTTAAGTGGAAATAGGTTATTTACTATTTTAGTAGCATCACTTCTTTCATTATATGTACGCCGAAAACTATCAAATAAGACTATAAAATCAGAAGTCTCTCTAAGGATTGGAACTCTACTTGTAAAGCGTAAACTGTTTTCTAAAGGAGTAGGGAGATATGGTACATCAACTTCGTCACTTATTTTTCTATTTCTAACTATCTCTTCCAAACAATATTCAATGAATGTATCATGAAATATTTTTAGTTTTTTTATATATGTTAAAATCATCTAAATGCCCCTTATTTACATGGTTGCAATTACTCCTTTAGCTTTTGTTCTTCTTAATTTAGTGGTTCTAGGTAATCGCTCTCTCCTAAAAAATATTTGTAAGTTTCATCTAAAAATTGTGTAATATTTTCAGGAACTAATTCCTCATAAGTGGCTAAAACTAATTTAGTCATGTAATCTGTTATGACTACTGAACTCATCACTACAAAACTTTGTTTTATAAGCATCATTTGCCCCAAAAGAGAGGTGATATCTATTGGATTACTTTGAAGTAATGCGCATCCTGTGCTGATGCCTGCAGCCGCATCAGCAATAAATGTTATTGTTATTTGTGCAAAGGATTGTTCTTTCATTTGATTCTCAGTTTGCTGCTTATATTGCTGATAGCATTGCATTCCACCCACTGCAGCACTGATTGTGATATCATAAATTGTTGGGGTAAATAAAATTCCATTATTTGTGACTACTATAAGAGTTTGCGATAATATATCAGGACCGCATTTTTCTATAAAATCCATTGGTGAGCTTATAGATTTATTCTCAGTATTCTGAAAATGTTCTTGTCTGCTGTCAGATATATACTCATATATTAAAATTTTATTGGCATAATAAAGGCTTGGTGTTAGTGAAGAAGTAAGTTTGAAGCTACCTAAGACAGAAAATGTATCAATATTACAGACTGCATAATGCATAACAATCCAAAGATAATTATTACTAAGAATTTTTGGTAGTTCTATTGAAGGAAGATGGAGCATTTCTTCTAGAAAGTATTTAATTAGTGGAGCCGCTTCAATAGCTTCTTTAAGTGCAAAAGAAGTTAATAACTTTATATTCTGTTGATTTATTTTTTTATATTCTGGCTCTATTGAGATTGGTATATCTTGCTCGTAATCTATTTTAGAATCCAACAACCACACTGCCAGGTCATCTCTGCTATAAAAATATTCTATAATATTGGTTCCTAATATATTGTCAGGAACGTTTCCTAATTCATTTAAAAACCCTTCAATTAAATATATAGTGTTATGATCCCATAGCTTTTTTATCATAATAAACTGCAGATGATGACAATCTGAATAAGTATAAGTTGATACTTTATCTGCAATAGTTCTTGTGACATCTAATGCAGTGTACAAATCGAACTCAATAAGGTTAGAATATTTAATAATTAAAGGATGACCAGTTGGGTAAAGACTTTTCATCATTTTTATTGATTGGTCTAACATTACTAAACAAGTTTTTATATTGTTTATTCCACCCATTACTTTTAGACTATATGCTAAATAACATAAAGATTCAGCGATATCGGGATGGTTTTTATTTGGGAAAAGTGATCTTCTCATGTCAAGAGCCTTCTTATGAAACTCTAAGCTACTCTTATAATCACCCATATCATGGCTTGCTTTACCAAGCTTTATTAATGAAGCTGCAATGGCGGGGTGTTTGGAGCCATACAGCTCTTCTCTCATTTTTAGAGACAATTTTTGGTATTGGGTTCCCTTTTTATATTTGCCAATTTTTATATAATAATATCCTAGATTGTTTAGTGTTCTTGCGGTATCAGGGTGGTTGTTATCTTCATGAAGGGTTTTATATATAGCTAAAGCTTTTTCTAAAAATTGTATTCCTTCGTTTATGTGTTTTAGAATGCAAAGAGAATAACCATAATTATTCAAAGATAACGCAATGGAAGGATGATTGTGTGTGTAAATAATTTTTTTAAGCTTTAGAGTTTTTCCACAGTATTCTTTAAATAATTCAAGGTTTCCTGTTCTTTCATAGGTGTTGGCCAAGTTATGTAGTATATCTGCATAAGCTTCCTCTTCTAAATTTAGCTGCTCATAAATATTATGAGATTGTTCTAAGTAATCTAAGCTTACAAGCATTTTTCCTGCTGCTAGATACACCCTTCCTAAATTACTTAATGCTTCAGCAATTTTTATATGAACTTGTTCTGGATAAACCGTATTTTTAACTACTTCTAATGCTTCTAAGTGCTTTTGCACTCCCCATTCAGAATTGCCTTGTTTCCAATATATTCTTCCTATATTTGTTAGAGATTCTGCAATCTCAAAATGATCCTGAGAATTATGCACATTTTGTTTTATTTCTAAAGCTTTTTTATAAAATTCTAAGGCAGAATTTAGGTTAAATTCTATAATTTCGTAATAATGCCCAATTTTATCATTTAGATAAGCCAGCTCAATAAATAAATTATAACCTTGTTTAGCAAATATAATATTTTGAACCAAAGTATTTGCATGATTTAATAATTTTCCATTTGACAATATTTCATTTCTATCGATACCAGATATCATATTGTTGTTTAACAAAATTACAGTTTGTTTTAGTGGCAGGTCTCCTTCAATTGTTGTTCTAGTAACTTCTTGTATTAATCGATGGATATCAATTAATAAAACGTCTTCTTCTATCTTTATTGAGATTAATGAGTAGCCATGTAAGATAGCAATGGCGGTTGTTTTTTGTTCTTCAGAGAACAGATCATGAAATAAACTTATAGGAATTGCATTTGCATGCAAATAACTGCATGTTCTTAATATACTGATTGCCTCAGGGGATAATGAATCTAGTGTCATTAACATTGTAGCATAAATATTAACCCTATGTCCTGCTTCTATTTCATTTGTTGCGTCCTGAAGGCATATTGGTAAACCTTCCTCTTTTTTAAAAGTGTATTCTTCAATATAGCTCTTAATTGATTTTTGTCTATTTACTATGTAAGCAACACTTTGGGATAAACCAAGAGGTATATTATCAAATAATCCTGCAAGCGCCAAAGCTTCACTTTCCTGATATATTATATGTTGTTCCTCAAGAGATATTCTTATATAATCAAGGGCTTCTTGTTTTGTAAACGGAGTTAATCTTATAACATCTTCATAATTTCTTTTTGGTTGGATACCATATCCTATGGTACTTCTAGTAGTAATTAATACATGATGTTTTACTCTACCTGTTAGAGGAGGGTATGTAGGTTTTAATTAAAGCTCTATCTTGAACATTGTCAAAAATAAGCAATGTTTGTTTCATTTTCTTCTCTAACATTGTTTTTACTAGTATTGCTATTTCTTCATCGCTCTTTTTTTCTATATCTATCTCAAGGTCTTCTGCAAATTTTCTATACGCAGCGTCTATAGTAAACTTACTTTCAGCATCTATCCATCTAACTCTATAGTTATATTCGGATTTATATAGTTCCACATATTTTAATGCGGTTTGTGTTTTACCCATTCCTCCTAAACCGCCAATGATTTCAATAATTTTTTTTCCTTCTGTAAAATGATTATGAATGGATAAAAGTTTATCTTCTCTACCAACAAAACTGTCTACAGGAGTACGTTCTACATTGAAAAAATAAATCTCATTTGATGATTGTAATGCCTTTTGGCGCATCTGGTTTTCTTCTAATTCTATAATTCGTTTCATTAATATTTGGATTAAGTCTTCATGATTATCCAATAAATTGTTATGCTGATATACTGCATTTCTATATTTTTCTAGTTCTTCTTCAAATCCCATTAACTCCTTTCTCTGGGTTGTTAGAGCTGCTTCAGCCCTATCTAATCTAAAAATCTTAGAATCAAACACATAACCATTAAGTCCCTCGTAACTTATGTCTATGTCTGTTATAATTTCTTGA contains:
- a CDS encoding NACHT domain-containing protein, with amino-acid sequence MILTYIKKLKIFHDTFIEYCLEEIVRNRKISDEVDVPYLPTPLENSLRFTSRVPILRETSDFIVLFDSFRRTYNERSDATKIVNNLFPLNQITSIKQILSSAILDIAIEMESSIDEGKVPQDISKLAALTMLKLFGIIKSGSLEVDQLNKQYIVEAVSKKQGWLESIFLSQTPSAKESRNYNFISAIDLRAYLSGKDDGISLSSFIRQRYKLHEDIQIVIQGEIPEDIIATGIDISYKGLNGYEFDSEIFRIDRVESIILTHENELVELERKLTKYKAAIEEQKSILESHSEQIAKHEGRLNIHESLIQQALVSSRTEEENPISLSKRLKHLYALQDIIPSLIEDELVPEQKMDDYYINLQILLGDKASGDKLPITVETIFDRLKNSPIEVEKILILGGPGIGKSTLLSNIAHRWGKEEILPQFKYAFKIRLNLLLTDWKKEYLYAGEDLIKNPLKYFIHYSLMQDIHLFSEQEDLTITVSEVASVIQSHINEALFQFTGYDEVAQLTTQTGIVKNIIANIFRLKYIILDSRKNALTSHYEKRFDRYIENEGFSHDGTREYIEKFFDKLKKTLSDPSEIDKVEIRKQHLLDLLERNSNVRELAATPLNIALLCLISSDEHQAIDRFTHNFNLGMLYKEVIIWLGKRYITKTDPKIVIDVNTDPQAVLDSEMFKSFEVFKALKTIAYDSFIDNKSVFEGRFIAKRATAARLNIVDVNKFGLLRVDNVGKAKDPNDLFNRDHAFIHLSFQEYLTAHHLVDQLLLPVDDLRSRNAAEFIANHRNEPRYLNILKFAVGLIANQEDELAVRKFWEAILCNIDGVIEIGIDNKITLLMYLLEQSKIDGEIDSRIPYLEKIKELIDVVVALDITKFHDHIIQSGYSSPKIIEAVLAIVDLNYQWQIEYAEEVIRAQGEFTSIAIFYLKKVLNISDQSDISRSLAKEVLIRNKIYFIEEDIVSEKDRVTTLRNIDLQTAIKMALELVKRNNIAAQELMSKILVILHYPGWQVKRVAIKMVEQLIINKSNLIEVNVEIAKKVINIIQWHITDDNLKEEVFNLIDLFEANIEKLVPDGFTTYLVRIITTQVAIQNKAKNIEEFIKNYPALPDFHLVAQDSVNSLIIQFNHHNWLQRYIAAFLLKKFINERFELVTKDLCDFVVQKLYDLDIDVGKQVISILETIIIKKPNLIDFTQLETLSDVDVHKDAHVISTKFNFIKLVAMYLPHLIRAKLVDSLVNQYVYHTTCSSYDLRFHISSTIVTILKVRPDLIKLSDKVLDGIFGQERYNKDIRSGATGIILAVVEVKPECLEYYIIKLLPTGLFPLLKDRWSGIRRDAFNIIKILSENRNDFDTERLISSFISIINEEYHYHQNEDILYLLQNILERNSDIVSSNTIIKLAALVINKKNSVRVIAVKILKNISVARIDLINIERLIENFEKNILDNQQNIFFNMAHNKDHRILGAVISDNNIQLINPSIIKFLLINISHKEAYVRASCSWILESLILYRGDIVDDSLVITLEQNLSSYDSALVSITASIIGKIATIKAELINLSIIRQIICTISNKNFEDKDISVETLHIIANGRIDFKREIFHITKTQLVEYIFWQWKVLKPIAIDLPELLDSSLINNFVENLRNLNDDIKSTVVVAISEISTLKADLLSASVVDHILDLFKTSLTEELESIVIKELKHIASNNPNLINSDKLNLLVQYLDRKILNLFEAIYSENQGLINVNNLINKEPSSVTIGLIKIIYFINPCFITSEVISFLLNNFCHKYCKSQAINTFCLILSNAPELATIKLNDLIEKLFIINGWEVLKIEKHELIKSFDTQVKILKSLNLIYTKDLKSDIKASTHNKHNIRNFIDTYKYCEELSELTIILENGRDEDRLISINRILQILEEEKGLSLNNKIMNSILKILGDKYSNVRVQAAKCFGVIALYQPEFLTGTVINMLLEKLKNHASWQERQTVADVFKEISSNSPFLITSIIIDDLGHRLDDDDLMVREAATKAIGVISSNRFDLITFKVLNKLIDSLLCNRIVKQSSQVTDIIILNRIDLFVSSESLYRLLGLLKNNDGYSEIASKVICAIVFNKPDIIDIKTLRYLTSNLIAHDKINHDIFRVLIVIGFTIPKLLIVLLDESAQYVRWFTNKIFILLLSNEEQSIIKIDAIFSIIAFYDPNDNEKKDLITLAKKVLNFKLDTITSAEIIWITDNYGDLLKLSYETPLFFNKLFHKVLGFEQITEVERKFIIKAIEHGVATSTTNKASIIFEGKVYKIGSSRELYLAGIRAAILAQEDDILVRQYLEHRPIFPNTGIALRIADYDNSHLIRYEKQALFYKEIDSLQELLSKYSEVEDFYRMSKADVSRSLMSIDDPSQHSATVTLFSEPSHRLHKDNALELIRMINHNEIESDTVICLERKQNGNNLGMRDVVLFANILRYSEVVLPNSLTSSPIYYDAMLYNIARDKGILVLGIEGKGLEHSKNSPYYHTTREEYIASKLYEISSFGRNSIFLVGSSHIEGLKQITSDTVAVINHKYSVPYAISNESPTDNVDSQEVPEITQSSFMLSSFVGYLFNGVDVAWQVKKFIYYQDILKFNAILKNNGIDQSINILKDYSYFRKSILLKLHPDKGGKTEDFAFVKDLQEKFTKDLDIDKLLNDKIQEVQPLTYKTTIGFKIIDTAVDTARLLYEPTLDNTKKLALDTTYIYSLYSGVNGYSIYINAVDIFYKSYHGEYVQAAQQAASTAFYMALPSMLEFTEVPYIGFAYGASMAVYNGYIAITNAYSFYLDYNSKKSELKSAIAYRDITKTLSIWPLQQFYDFAKVSKEYEIKINNINLEQEKLQTQQQLKKEKGEFGQKLYEHIYSRVIDEKYDLQNNKNSERFKTKHIKVMEYDHCVEVVEFKEEELEHYYCYNKEQEMLDHIIIIGNTYVNKIDSL
- a CDS encoding tetratricopeptide repeat protein, coding for MALAGLFDNIPLGLSQSVAYIVNRQKSIKSYIEEYTFKKEEGLPICLQDATNEIEAGHRVNIYATMLMTLDSLSPEAISILRTCSYLHANAIPISLFHDLFSEEQKTTAIAILHGYSLISIKIEEDVLLIDIHRLIQEVTRTTIEGDLPLKQTVILLNNNMISGIDRNEILSNGKLLNHANTLVQNIIFAKQGYNLFIELAYLNDKIGHYYEIIEFNLNSALEFYKKALEIKQNVHNSQDHFEIAESLTNIGRIYWKQGNSEWGVQKHLEALEVVKNTVYPEQVHIKIAEALSNLGRVYLAAGKMLVSLDYLEQSHNIYEQLNLEEEAYADILHNLANTYERTGNLELFKEYCGKTLKLKKIIYTHNHPSIALSLNNYGYSLCILKHINEGIQFLEKALAIYKTLHEDNNHPDTARTLNNLGYYYIKIGKYKKGTQYQKLSLKMREELYGSKHPAIAASLIKLGKASHDMGDYKSSLEFHKKALDMRRSLFPNKNHPDIAESLCYLAYSLKVMGGINNIKTCLVMLDQSIKMMKSLYPTGHPLIIKYSNLIEFDLYTALDVTRTIADKVSTYTYSDCHHLQFIMIKKLWDHNTIYLIEGFLNELGNVPDNILGTNIIEYFYSRDDLAVWLLDSKIDYEQDIPISIEPEYKKINQQNIKLLTSFALKEAIEAAPLIKYFLEEMLHLPSIELPKILSNNYLWIVMHYAVCNIDTFSVLGSFKLTSSLTPSLYYANKILIYEYISDSRQEHFQNTENKSISSPMDFIEKCGPDILSQTLIVVTNNGILFTPTIYDITISAAVGGMQCYQQYKQQTENQMKEQSFAQITITFIADAAAGISTGCALLQSNPIDITSLLGQMMLIKQSFVVMSSVVITDYMTKLVLATYEELVPENITQFLDETYKYFLGESDYLEPLN